A single window of Streptomyces sp. NBC_00464 DNA harbors:
- a CDS encoding SchA/CurD-like domain-containing protein — MTTTLSERTSQSAFDGSRLRVILLLDLHDGAQKQFLEAYEHMRNQVASIPGHISDQLCQSIENPSQWLITSEWESAPPFLAWVNSEDHVATVQPLHSCVRDTRSLRFSVLRETGAAFEESFEPVKGGLQAAPRLGDGVVRHALTFTVKPGTEEIVAKLLAEYDSPQARVDEHTRLRRTSLFMHGNRVVRAVEVEGDLLAALRHVSRQPEVRAVEEAINPYLEQDRDLADPDSARMFFTRAALPTVHHVTTGRHAAGEGKRHALFYQAKEGCGMALARLLAEHDEEEADNTGSPIESSTIFQRDDVVVRLLEVSGPLDAQPAQALGIHGPGKAARLARLLDGEANAVPTTDQDAARFLARSEMKLITDRRAAES, encoded by the coding sequence ATGACCACCACCCTCTCGGAACGGACCTCCCAGTCCGCCTTCGACGGATCAAGGCTGCGGGTCATCCTGCTGCTTGACCTGCACGACGGCGCCCAGAAGCAGTTCCTGGAGGCGTACGAGCACATGCGCAACCAGGTCGCCTCGATCCCCGGCCACATCAGCGACCAGCTGTGCCAGTCCATCGAGAACCCGTCCCAGTGGCTCATCACCAGCGAGTGGGAGAGCGCGCCGCCCTTCCTCGCCTGGGTCAACAGCGAGGACCACGTCGCCACGGTCCAGCCCCTGCACAGCTGCGTGCGCGACACCCGCTCGCTGCGCTTCAGCGTCCTGCGCGAGACCGGCGCGGCCTTCGAGGAGAGCTTCGAGCCCGTCAAGGGCGGTCTCCAGGCGGCGCCCCGCCTCGGGGACGGGGTGGTGCGCCACGCGCTGACCTTCACCGTCAAGCCGGGCACCGAGGAGATCGTCGCGAAGCTCCTCGCCGAGTACGACTCCCCGCAGGCCCGGGTCGACGAGCACACCCGACTGCGCCGCACCTCGCTCTTCATGCACGGCAACCGGGTGGTGCGCGCGGTCGAGGTCGAGGGCGACCTCCTCGCGGCCCTGCGCCACGTCTCCCGGCAGCCCGAGGTCCGGGCCGTCGAGGAAGCGATCAACCCGTACCTGGAGCAGGATCGCGACCTGGCCGACCCCGACTCGGCCCGGATGTTCTTCACCCGGGCGGCCCTGCCCACCGTCCACCACGTGACGACGGGCCGCCACGCAGCCGGGGAGGGCAAGCGCCACGCGCTGTTCTACCAGGCCAAGGAGGGCTGCGGAATGGCGCTGGCCCGCCTCCTGGCCGAGCACGACGAGGAGGAGGCCGACAACACCGGCAGCCCCATCGAGAGCAGCACGATCTTCCAGCGCGACGACGTCGTGGTCCGCCTCCTGGAGGTGAGTGGCCCGCTCGACGCCCAGCCGGCCCAGGCGCTCGGCATCCACGGCCCCGGCAAGGCGGCCCGGCTCGCCCGTCTCCTGGACGGTGAGGCGAACGCCGTGCCGACCACCGACCAGGACGCCGCGCGCTTCCTCGCCCGGTCCGAGATGAAGCTGATCACCGACCGGCGGGCCGCGGAGTCCTGA
- a CDS encoding cupin domain-containing protein — translation MTMHRPRIVDLSETQPNTRRGGDLRALLTPTAVGATSGFMGLAIIQPGDRIAEHYHPYSEEFVYVVDGLLEVDLDGEPYAMRPDQGLLIPLNVRHRFRNVGDVEARMVFHLGPLAPRPELGHVDTEVTESAERGAPPERTEAAS, via the coding sequence ATGACCATGCACCGGCCACGCATCGTGGACCTCAGTGAGACCCAGCCCAACACCAGGCGCGGGGGTGACCTGCGCGCCCTGCTCACCCCGACGGCCGTGGGCGCCACCAGCGGCTTCATGGGGCTGGCCATCATTCAGCCCGGCGACCGCATCGCGGAGCACTACCACCCGTACTCCGAGGAGTTCGTCTACGTCGTGGACGGGCTGCTCGAAGTGGACCTGGACGGTGAGCCGTACGCGATGCGACCGGACCAGGGACTGCTGATCCCCCTGAACGTACGCCACCGCTTCCGCAACGTCGGTGACGTCGAGGCGCGCATGGTCTTCCACCTCGGCCCGCTCGCCCCCCGCCCGGAACTCGGCCACGTCGACACCGAGGTCACCGAGTCGGCCGAGCGGGGCGCGCCGCCAGAACGAACCGAGGCCGCCTCATGA
- a CDS encoding beta-ketoacyl-[acyl-carrier-protein] synthase family protein, with the protein MTRRVAVTGVGVVAPGGIGTPAFWDLLSNGRTATRGITLFDPAGFRSRIAAECDFDPAAYGLDEEEVARADRYVQFAMVAAREALADAGLDPERTDPWRMGVSLGTAVGGTTRLEHDYVAVSGSGARWDVDHRPAGPHLERAFSPSSLAAAVAEQVGAHGPVQTVSTGCTSGLDAIGYAFHSIEDGRVDVCIAGASDSPITPITVACFDAIKATSANNEDPEHASRPFDSRRDGFVMGEGGAVLVLEELEHARARGATVYCEIAGYATFGNAYHMTGLTPEGLEMAEAINQALGHAGIAASDIDYVNAHGSGTKQNDRHETAAVKRALGAHAHDVPMSSIKSMVGHSLGAIGAIEIAACVLALVHQVVPPTANYESPDPECDLDYVPRTARPLKLRSVLSVGSGFGGFQSAVALTRSGGRTP; encoded by the coding sequence ATGACCCGGCGCGTGGCCGTCACCGGTGTCGGCGTCGTCGCCCCGGGCGGCATCGGCACCCCTGCCTTCTGGGACCTTCTCTCCAACGGCCGCACCGCGACCCGGGGCATCACTCTCTTCGACCCGGCCGGATTCCGGTCCCGGATCGCCGCCGAGTGCGACTTCGACCCGGCGGCGTACGGACTGGACGAGGAGGAGGTCGCCCGCGCGGACCGCTATGTGCAGTTCGCGATGGTGGCCGCCCGCGAGGCACTCGCCGACGCGGGCCTCGACCCGGAGCGGACCGACCCGTGGCGCATGGGCGTCTCGCTCGGCACCGCGGTCGGCGGAACCACCCGGCTGGAGCACGACTACGTCGCCGTCAGCGGGAGCGGAGCCCGCTGGGACGTCGACCACCGTCCGGCCGGCCCCCATCTGGAACGCGCCTTCTCGCCCAGCTCGCTGGCCGCGGCCGTCGCCGAACAGGTCGGCGCACACGGTCCCGTGCAGACCGTCTCGACCGGTTGCACCTCCGGACTCGACGCGATCGGCTACGCCTTCCACTCCATCGAGGACGGCCGCGTCGACGTGTGCATCGCCGGGGCATCGGACTCGCCGATCACCCCGATCACCGTGGCGTGCTTCGACGCGATCAAGGCGACCTCGGCCAACAACGAGGACCCGGAACACGCCTCCCGGCCCTTCGACTCGCGCCGCGACGGCTTCGTGATGGGCGAGGGCGGAGCCGTACTCGTCCTGGAGGAACTGGAACACGCCCGCGCCCGCGGTGCGACGGTCTACTGCGAGATCGCCGGCTACGCGACCTTCGGCAACGCCTACCACATGACCGGGCTGACGCCGGAGGGCCTGGAGATGGCCGAGGCCATCAACCAGGCACTCGGGCACGCCGGGATCGCCGCCTCCGACATCGACTACGTCAACGCGCACGGCTCGGGCACCAAGCAGAACGACCGGCACGAGACCGCCGCCGTGAAGCGGGCGCTCGGCGCACACGCCCACGACGTACCGATGAGCTCCATCAAGTCGATGGTGGGTCACTCGCTCGGGGCCATCGGCGCGATAGAGATCGCGGCCTGCGTACTCGCGCTGGTCCACCAGGTGGTGCCGCCCACGGCGAACTACGAGTCACCGGACCCCGAGTGCGACCTCGACTACGTGCCCCGCACCGCACGTCCGCTGAAGCTGCGCAGTGTCCTGTCGGTCGGCAGCGGATTCGGCGGATTCCAGTCCGCGGTGGCCCTGACCAGGAGCGGTGGGAGGACACCATGA
- a CDS encoding beta-ketoacyl synthase N-terminal-like domain-containing protein, which produces MSTRKARQPRQTVVTGIGVVAPNGTSTEAFWKRTQEGLSVLDRVTREGCEELPLHVAGEVRGFDPVSLIEERYLVQTDRFTHFAMAAADMALDDARLGRADYEDAPYSVGVVTAAGSGGGEFGQRELQRLWGQGSKYVGPYQSIAWFYAASTGQISIRGGFKGPCAVVASDEAGGLDALAHADRSVRRGTDAVVVGAAEAPLAPYSVVCQLGYRDLSPAEDPTRAYRPFTSDACGFVPAEGGAMFVVEEETVARERGARVRAEIAGHAATFTTAMRWEESREGLAHAIEGALREAGCAPEEIDVVFADALGVPAADRAEALALADALGAHGRRVPVTAPKTGIGRAYCGAPVLDTAAAVLAMENGLIPPTPNVFEVCHDLDLVMGRARPAELRTALVLSRGLMGSNAAMVLRRPA; this is translated from the coding sequence ATGAGTACCCGCAAGGCCCGGCAGCCCCGGCAGACCGTAGTCACCGGCATCGGCGTCGTCGCCCCCAACGGCACGAGCACCGAAGCCTTCTGGAAGCGGACGCAGGAAGGCCTGAGCGTCCTGGACCGCGTCACCCGAGAAGGGTGCGAGGAGCTGCCGCTGCATGTGGCCGGCGAGGTCAGGGGCTTCGACCCGGTCTCGCTGATCGAAGAGCGCTACCTCGTGCAGACCGACCGGTTCACGCACTTCGCGATGGCCGCGGCCGACATGGCCCTGGACGACGCCCGGCTGGGCCGCGCCGACTACGAGGACGCGCCGTACAGCGTGGGCGTGGTGACCGCCGCCGGTTCGGGCGGCGGCGAGTTCGGCCAGCGCGAACTGCAACGGCTGTGGGGCCAGGGATCCAAGTACGTCGGCCCCTACCAGTCGATCGCCTGGTTCTACGCGGCCAGCACCGGCCAGATCTCCATCCGCGGCGGCTTCAAGGGGCCGTGCGCGGTGGTGGCCAGCGACGAGGCCGGCGGCCTCGACGCACTGGCGCACGCCGACCGGTCCGTCCGGCGCGGCACCGACGCGGTGGTGGTCGGCGCGGCCGAGGCCCCGCTCGCGCCCTACTCCGTCGTCTGCCAGCTCGGCTACCGCGATCTGAGCCCTGCCGAGGACCCGACGCGGGCCTACCGCCCGTTCACCTCGGACGCCTGCGGATTCGTGCCCGCCGAGGGCGGCGCGATGTTCGTGGTCGAGGAGGAGACGGTGGCCCGGGAACGCGGCGCCCGGGTCCGGGCCGAAATCGCCGGTCACGCGGCCACCTTCACCACCGCGATGCGCTGGGAGGAGTCCCGCGAGGGGCTCGCCCACGCCATCGAGGGCGCACTGCGGGAGGCCGGCTGCGCGCCCGAGGAGATCGACGTGGTCTTCGCGGACGCCCTCGGCGTCCCCGCCGCCGACCGGGCCGAGGCGTTGGCCCTGGCCGACGCGCTCGGCGCGCACGGCCGGCGCGTCCCGGTGACCGCACCCAAGACCGGCATCGGACGGGCCTACTGCGGAGCCCCCGTCCTCGACACGGCCGCCGCCGTCCTCGCCATGGAGAACGGCCTGATCCCGCCCACGCCCAACGTGTTCGAGGTGTGCCACGACCTCGACCTGGTCATGGGACGGGCCCGCCCCGCCGAACTGCGCACGGCCCTGGTGCTCAGCCGCGGCCTCATGGGCTCGAACGCGGCGATGGTGCTCCGGCGCCCCGCGTAG